The following are from one region of the Blastocatellia bacterium genome:
- a CDS encoding metalloregulator ArsR/SmtB family transcription factor, which translates to MKGLERTLKALADLSRLRILNILLQQDVCVCDMQLVLGLPQPLLSRHLAYLRNAGLVRDRRDGPRVWYSLSLEGELGKAVREFLQKALPLFETFQADSARMRQFAESFATPRGLQKSTDPQVSTCTYPRTHSWASTRGK; encoded by the coding sequence ATGAAAGGACTGGAGAGAACACTCAAAGCGTTGGCCGATCTCAGTCGCTTGAGAATTTTGAACATCTTGCTCCAGCAAGATGTCTGTGTTTGCGATATGCAGTTGGTGCTGGGATTGCCCCAGCCCTTGCTTTCCCGCCACCTGGCGTATCTCCGAAACGCGGGGCTTGTGCGAGATCGCCGAGACGGTCCGCGCGTGTGGTACTCGCTCTCGCTTGAGGGTGAACTTGGAAAGGCGGTTCGAGAGTTTCTTCAGAAGGCATTGCCTCTGTTTGAAACATTCCAAGCGGATTCAGCACGAATGCGTCAATTTGCCGAGAGTTTCGCCACACCGCGAGGGCTTCAAAAATCAACCGACCCGCAGGTCAGCACGTGCACGTATCCGAGGACTCATTCATGGGCCAGCACACGCGGCAAATGA
- a CDS encoding permease has product MIGRLVLAGLEALKEYIALHVVTCLIPAFLLAGAMVTFVSRDTIIRYLGAAARKVTSFGLAAVSSFFVAACSCTVIPVSSGIYYGGAGIGPAFIILWVAPAANILALVYTGAILGGQMVAARIAAALAMAFVVGMTMSMVFGQEEATRTSSFQANPGGKIMSRKDVILILLIVADLLAPNYLVRSGPYLHKVYVWAAGMAVIAMYAYLTKSGEEIVAWLKETWWFVRLIFPLLLVGVFLVGVIGAILPERWIQSWLGGSGLLASFLATLIGAISYFATMTEAPFVDKLMSLGMGKGPALALLLTGPGLSLPSWLAIGRVFGVKKAVVYVITIIILGTVVGWFAGNVIF; this is encoded by the coding sequence ATGATAGGAAGACTCGTACTTGCCGGTCTGGAGGCGTTGAAAGAGTACATTGCCCTGCACGTCGTCACCTGTCTCATCCCGGCCTTCCTGCTGGCCGGCGCGATGGTGACCTTCGTCTCGCGCGACACCATCATTCGCTATCTGGGCGCTGCGGCGCGAAAGGTCACGTCCTTTGGGTTGGCGGCGGTGTCGAGTTTTTTCGTCGCCGCCTGTTCGTGCACGGTCATCCCCGTATCGAGCGGGATTTACTACGGCGGCGCTGGCATCGGACCGGCCTTTATCATCCTGTGGGTTGCGCCCGCTGCTAACATCCTGGCGCTCGTCTATACGGGAGCCATCTTAGGCGGCCAGATGGTGGCCGCGCGCATCGCCGCAGCGCTTGCGATGGCCTTCGTGGTCGGCATGACGATGAGTATGGTTTTCGGGCAGGAGGAGGCCACGCGCACATCAAGCTTTCAGGCCAATCCCGGCGGGAAGATCATGTCCCGGAAAGATGTGATCCTGATTCTGCTCATTGTGGCCGACCTGCTGGCGCCGAACTATCTGGTTCGCAGTGGACCGTATCTTCACAAGGTCTACGTGTGGGCCGCAGGCATGGCAGTCATCGCAATGTATGCCTACTTGACCAAGAGCGGTGAAGAAATTGTGGCCTGGTTGAAGGAGACCTGGTGGTTTGTGCGCCTGATCTTTCCGCTGTTACTTGTGGGCGTGTTCCTGGTCGGTGTCATCGGGGCGATTTTGCCCGAACGGTGGATCCAGAGCTGGCTGGGCGGTTCAGGGCTTTTGGCCTCGTTTCTGGCCACTCTGATTGGCGCCATCAGTTACTTCGCTACCATGACCGAAGCGCCGTTTGTGGACAAGCTGATGAGCTTGGGCATGGGCAAGGGGCCGGCTCTGGCGCTGTTGCTGACGGGGCCGGGCTTGAGTCTTCCCAGCTGGCTGGCCATTGGACGAGTGTTCGGAGTCAAGAAAGCTGTCGTCTATGTCATCACCATCATCATTCTTGGCACCGTCGTGGGATGGTTTGCCGGGAACGTCATTTTCTAA
- a CDS encoding thioredoxin family protein, with product MKIEVLGPGCARCHTTLRTVEHALQALGMEAEVIHIHDPREFAKRGVLFTPAIFINGVMKAAGRIPKLEEVKHWLVEIQETSTQQSERLREEPPATP from the coding sequence ATGAAAATCGAAGTTTTAGGTCCGGGATGCGCTCGCTGCCATACGACGTTGAGGACTGTTGAACACGCACTCCAAGCGCTCGGTATGGAGGCCGAGGTCATTCACATCCACGACCCGAGAGAGTTCGCCAAACGAGGGGTGTTGTTCACTCCTGCCATCTTCATCAACGGCGTGATGAAAGCGGCGGGGCGGATTCCCAAGCTGGAAGAGGTGAAACACTGGCTGGTGGAGATCCAGGAAACGAGCACACAGCAGAGTGAAAGATTGCGCGAGGAGCCTCCTGCGACACCGTGA
- the tdt gene encoding tellurite-resistance/dicarboxylate transporter: MWQHLRRPTDALRYFHPGWFASVMGTGILAVATAHSASFVPALKGLATILWVFNTVLCFILLVPWIARWVFFFDDAWADVSHPTRGPFYSTLPIGLLVLGVDFSTIGRQYIGAELAISIHQVLWIAGTLLAFFFGVLIPYKWFTSQSIPVEQTNGGWFMPPVANIVVPASAAPLITTWGSPGLCHFMCLVAFAFLGIGFFLFLIIGVLLIGRLIYNPLPHAHLAPTLWIGLGPIGVGSLALVRLSMTANPIFDQYITEAQVLLRLGSLVLWGFGVWWLATAIALTLRYLREPFPFAMSWWAFTFPLGAYTVATYLLADAYQTAALSLFGFALWLLLLFFWTVVLVRTGAGTYTGALLQPPPPAQPAPTSLKS, from the coding sequence ATGTGGCAGCACCTCAGACGACCAACAGATGCCCTCCGGTACTTTCATCCGGGTTGGTTCGCTTCAGTCATGGGGACAGGCATTCTAGCGGTGGCCACAGCTCACTCGGCCTCCTTCGTCCCGGCTCTGAAGGGACTAGCAACGATTCTATGGGTATTTAACACCGTCCTGTGCTTTATTCTGCTTGTTCCCTGGATCGCACGCTGGGTTTTCTTCTTCGATGACGCCTGGGCCGATGTTTCTCACCCGACACGTGGACCTTTTTACTCTACCCTGCCTATCGGGCTGCTGGTGCTGGGGGTGGACTTCTCCACCATTGGCCGTCAGTACATCGGAGCCGAGCTGGCCATCTCGATCCACCAGGTGCTGTGGATCGCTGGCACACTGCTGGCTTTTTTCTTTGGTGTGCTGATTCCTTACAAGTGGTTCACGAGCCAGTCCATTCCTGTCGAGCAAACCAACGGTGGCTGGTTCATGCCGCCCGTGGCCAACATTGTTGTCCCTGCCAGTGCCGCTCCTTTGATCACTACCTGGGGATCACCGGGATTGTGCCACTTCATGTGTTTGGTGGCCTTCGCGTTTCTGGGCATTGGATTCTTCCTGTTCCTGATCATAGGGGTTCTGCTCATTGGCCGCCTGATCTACAATCCATTACCCCATGCCCACCTGGCTCCCACGCTGTGGATTGGTCTGGGGCCTATCGGGGTTGGAAGCCTGGCTCTGGTACGCCTCTCGATGACGGCGAATCCGATCTTTGACCAGTACATCACCGAGGCTCAGGTGTTGCTCCGTCTTGGTTCGCTTGTACTGTGGGGGTTCGGGGTATGGTGGCTAGCGACGGCCATCGCGTTGACGCTGCGCTACCTGCGGGAGCCTTTCCCGTTCGCCATGAGCTGGTGGGCCTTTACCTTTCCGTTGGGGGCCTACACGGTTGCCACGTACCTTCTGGCCGACGCATACCAGACGGCGGCCCTGAGTCTTTTTGGCTTTGCTCTCTGGCTGCTGCTGCTCTTCTTCTGGACGGTGGTTCTGGTGAGGACGGGAGCCGGTACGTACACCGGAGCGCTTTTGCAGCCGCCACCGCCCGCTCAGCCAGCTCCAACGAGTTTGAAGAGTTAG
- a CDS encoding formylmethanofuran dehydrogenase subunit E family protein, which yields MRNRYTARAVSLSLSLWLILNVAEAWQHEGKTDNSPDWFYPSWAAEAKYNTPIVVRDTDSALGRYSLRTKEIGLKDLTRIHGHLCDGLVIAFVEIKAVLDKLFPDGIVDRTDLRAVSKNGPCWVDAVAMMTGARINFQTLRIDNSIGNGFIIQRISTGEAYEVRLRPGVFPKEQADLEARIRQLRSEGQPVSGADIDKVEEMANALSKRLLTTPPDQLLEITPRPGYKFKFSDLYDIRGDIINKDMPRE from the coding sequence ATGCGCAACAGATACACAGCCCGCGCAGTTTCTTTGTCACTCAGCCTGTGGCTGATCCTGAATGTTGCCGAGGCATGGCAACATGAGGGGAAAACGGACAACTCGCCCGATTGGTTTTATCCGTCCTGGGCGGCGGAGGCCAAATATAATACGCCCATCGTGGTCCGAGACACCGACAGCGCCCTCGGAAGATACTCGTTAAGAACAAAAGAAATCGGCCTCAAAGATCTGACGCGCATTCACGGCCACCTGTGTGATGGGTTGGTCATCGCCTTCGTCGAGATTAAGGCCGTGTTAGATAAACTCTTCCCCGACGGCATCGTAGATCGAACGGACCTCAGAGCGGTGTCAAAAAATGGCCCCTGCTGGGTGGATGCCGTGGCGATGATGACCGGCGCGCGAATCAACTTTCAAACACTGCGGATTGATAATTCCATCGGCAATGGATTCATCATCCAGCGAATCTCTACCGGCGAAGCTTACGAAGTGCGCCTGCGGCCAGGCGTCTTTCCCAAAGAGCAGGCCGATCTGGAAGCGAGGATTCGCCAACTGAGGTCAGAAGGGCAGCCGGTGTCTGGAGCGGACATTGATAAAGTCGAAGAGATGGCCAATGCGTTAAGCAAAAGATTGCTCACAACGCCGCCCGATCAGCTCCTCGAAATTACGCCCAGGCCAGGATACAAATTCAAGTTTAGCGATCTCTACGACATCAGAGGGGACATCATCAACAAGGATATGCCGAGAGAATGA
- a CDS encoding DNA-binding protein, which yields MYNPQTVETIAGEVISVERITPMRGMSYGVHLLVMTDKETISVHLGPGWYVENQDVKIEPKDKVEVRGSRITFQGKPAIIAAEVRKGDEVLKLRDENGFPVWSGWRRR from the coding sequence ATGTATAACCCCCAAACCGTAGAGACTATCGCAGGGGAGGTGATCAGCGTCGAGCGCATCACCCCCATGAGAGGGATGTCCTACGGAGTGCACCTCTTGGTGATGACAGACAAGGAAACCATTTCGGTCCATTTGGGGCCGGGATGGTATGTTGAAAATCAGGACGTGAAAATTGAGCCGAAGGACAAAGTGGAGGTTCGAGGCTCCCGCATCACCTTTCAAGGGAAACCCGCGATCATTGCTGCCGAGGTCAGGAAAGGCGACGAGGTGCTGAAACTCCGCGATGAGAACGGGTTCCCGGTCTGGAGCGGATGGCGACGGCGCTAA
- a CDS encoding SufD family Fe-S cluster assembly protein, whose translation MFDDRVKLMHDAAVGSVDKKQVETLMAQGLTEGGTVNVVTKGLLR comes from the coding sequence ATGTTTGATGATCGGGTCAAGCTGATGCATGACGCCGCCGTTGGCAGCGTGGACAAGAAACAGGTGGAGACGTTGATGGCCCAAGGGCTGACCGAAGGTGGAACCGTGAATGTCGTCACGAAGGGACTGCTGAGATGA
- a CDS encoding C-GCAxxG-C-C family protein: protein MERKLSRKEFLTIATKCAAGATAGVAGLSLITAKKGEAQTEIPAWPWPYAKLDPEYVRKLGHQAYWEAGRGCSYGAFKAITRALQETVGYPFTLIPPEMMIFGHGGVVGWGGTCGGLLGACAAISLVCDKATADKLIHELQGWYTQALFPSETSNRYAQNHEFFVNQYDQPLPQSRAGSPLCHASVTMWCDTSGFKASSLERKERCARLTGDVAARAVELLNEWADGHFQGTYTPPQSMASCVTCHGSQGLDNVKAQMNCTQCHVEGWDHR from the coding sequence ATGGAGAGAAAACTTTCGAGAAAAGAATTTCTGACCATCGCAACTAAATGTGCGGCAGGAGCCACGGCGGGCGTCGCCGGTCTCAGTTTGATCACGGCCAAAAAAGGTGAAGCCCAAACGGAGATTCCCGCGTGGCCCTGGCCGTACGCCAAGCTGGACCCGGAATACGTCAGAAAACTCGGCCACCAGGCTTACTGGGAAGCTGGCCGGGGCTGTTCTTACGGAGCCTTCAAAGCGATCACTCGCGCACTTCAGGAAACTGTCGGCTATCCTTTCACGTTAATTCCCCCGGAAATGATGATCTTTGGTCATGGCGGAGTCGTCGGCTGGGGTGGCACCTGCGGAGGATTGCTGGGGGCGTGTGCGGCGATCAGTCTCGTGTGCGACAAAGCGACAGCCGATAAGCTGATTCACGAACTGCAAGGGTGGTACACCCAGGCGCTCTTCCCCAGTGAGACGAGTAATCGGTATGCACAAAATCATGAGTTCTTCGTCAACCAGTACGATCAACCTCTGCCGCAAAGTCGTGCCGGTTCTCCGTTGTGTCACGCTTCGGTAACAATGTGGTGCGACACGTCCGGCTTCAAGGCATCCTCGCTCGAGCGGAAGGAACGTTGTGCCCGGCTTACAGGAGATGTGGCTGCGCGGGCCGTCGAGCTGCTGAATGAGTGGGCTGACGGACACTTCCAGGGGACGTATACGCCGCCTCAGTCCATGGCCTCGTGTGTGACCTGTCACGGGAGCCAGGGCTTGGACAATGTGAAAGCCCAGATGAACTGCACGCAATGCCACGTCGAAGGCTGGGACCATCGGTGA
- a CDS encoding rod shape-determining protein, with protein sequence MGLLSLFRFFSSDLGIDLGTASTLVYAKGRGIVVSEPSIVVVNKVTHKVEAVGKEAKEMLGRTHSNIVAIRPMRDGVIANFELTETMLQAFIKKAHNGRSWVNPRVVIGVPSEITQVERRAVVDAAYRARASEVYLVDEPIAAAIGAGLPITEPTGNMIVDVGGGTTDIAVISLSGIVYSRSIRIAGNEMDEAIIQYIKRKYNLLIGERTAEQIKIELGSAYPLDEPLSMEVRGRSLIEGVPKTITITDEEVREALSETVATIVNAVRVALERTPPELAADIIDHGIVLTGGGALLKNLDKRLMLETNVPVILAEDPLSSVVLGAGKMLDDLDLLKRVCTNLEHLEY encoded by the coding sequence ATGGGGTTGCTATCACTCTTTCGATTCTTTTCAAGCGACCTGGGAATTGACCTGGGCACAGCCAGCACCCTGGTCTACGCCAAAGGCCGAGGCATCGTTGTCAGTGAGCCCTCGATTGTGGTCGTCAATAAGGTGACGCACAAAGTGGAAGCCGTCGGCAAAGAAGCCAAAGAGATGCTCGGTCGCACGCACTCCAACATTGTGGCCATCCGGCCCATGCGCGATGGTGTGATCGCTAACTTCGAGCTGACCGAGACCATGCTTCAAGCGTTCATCAAAAAGGCGCACAACGGACGCTCCTGGGTGAATCCGCGTGTGGTCATCGGCGTTCCCAGTGAAATCACTCAGGTCGAGCGCCGGGCCGTTGTTGACGCCGCTTATCGAGCACGGGCGAGCGAAGTCTACCTGGTGGATGAGCCGATCGCAGCAGCCATCGGTGCGGGTCTGCCGATCACCGAGCCGACGGGCAACATGATCGTGGATGTCGGTGGTGGTACGACGGATATTGCCGTTATATCTCTGTCCGGCATCGTCTATTCCCGTTCGATTCGCATTGCCGGCAACGAAATGGACGAGGCAATCATTCAGTACATCAAGCGCAAGTACAATCTGCTGATTGGCGAGCGGACGGCAGAACAAATCAAGATTGAACTGGGCTCGGCCTATCCGCTGGATGAGCCGCTCTCGATGGAAGTTCGCGGACGCAGCTTGATCGAAGGTGTTCCGAAGACGATCACCATCACCGATGAGGAAGTCCGGGAGGCTTTGTCGGAAACGGTGGCGACAATTGTGAATGCCGTTCGCGTGGCGCTGGAACGGACCCCTCCGGAACTGGCGGCCGATATTATTGATCACGGAATTGTCCTCACCGGGGGAGGCGCTCTGTTGAAGAATCTCGACAAACGCTTGATGCTGGAGACCAATGTCCCGGTGATTCTGGCCGAAGACCCACTGTCCTCCGTCGTTTTGGGAGCGGGAAAGATGCTGGACGATCTCGATCTGCTCAAGCGCGTGTGCACGAATTTGGAGCATCTGGAATATTAA
- the mreC gene encoding rod shape-determining protein MreC: MALFLVLVSGQMILMSAQARHPQSGQSVLRTWSLTVAAPFFESVNRALTGLTRLWKSYIALRDVERENRALRQEMDLLRMQLMRLTEEAREAERLRALVGLQQQVPGQSLIARVIGRDVSAWFQSLVINRGQRDGVRPGAAVITPAGLVGRVVDVGPVSARVQLLTDDRSGVGGAVGVVGESRALGVVVGKNEALCKMRYVPGTEPVKEGDIVYTTGQDGIYPRGLLIGRVVSVRRGSAMVSHDILIEPTALRGPLEEVIVLVDSPTDVRLTPTIASRPQ; the protein is encoded by the coding sequence GTGGCCCTGTTTCTTGTGCTCGTCAGCGGGCAGATGATCTTGATGTCGGCGCAGGCCCGACATCCCCAATCCGGGCAGTCGGTGTTACGCACGTGGTCGCTGACAGTGGCCGCACCGTTTTTCGAGTCGGTGAATCGAGCCCTCACGGGGCTCACCCGGCTGTGGAAAAGCTACATCGCCTTGCGCGATGTAGAGCGGGAAAATCGCGCCCTTCGTCAGGAAATGGATCTCCTCCGGATGCAGCTCATGCGATTGACCGAGGAGGCCCGAGAAGCCGAGCGATTGAGAGCGCTGGTGGGCCTTCAGCAGCAAGTGCCAGGACAGAGTCTGATTGCCCGCGTCATCGGTCGGGACGTGAGCGCCTGGTTTCAGTCGCTGGTGATCAATCGGGGGCAACGAGATGGCGTGCGTCCTGGAGCCGCCGTGATCACGCCCGCCGGGCTGGTCGGTCGCGTCGTTGACGTAGGTCCCGTGAGTGCGCGCGTGCAGTTGCTGACGGACGACCGCAGCGGCGTGGGCGGTGCCGTTGGCGTCGTGGGAGAGTCGCGCGCACTGGGCGTGGTCGTGGGCAAAAACGAAGCCCTCTGCAAGATGCGCTATGTCCCTGGCACCGAACCCGTGAAAGAGGGAGACATCGTCTACACAACGGGTCAGGATGGCATTTACCCTCGGGGCCTTCTCATTGGACGTGTCGTGTCGGTTCGACGGGGATCGGCTATGGTCTCGCATGACATTTTGATCGAGCCCACGGCACTGCGTGGCCCCCTGGAGGAAGTCATCGTTTTGGTGGACTCTCCCACAGACGTGCGCCTCACTCCAACGATTGCCTCTCGGCCTCAGTGA
- the mreD gene encoding rod shape-determining protein MreD — MSPAKTVVLIVIAIVGQLIIARYMTGLRSLDLILIATIYVSLERNPARALWVGAGAGLLQDSFSGGLIGVNSFAKTVIGFSTSTLSIRVALDSFLPRLIVMATAAALNGLIYLGLHHLFGQPLVSAPVLPQLGRRLGGVVLINTVAALIFFRLLDYWLVVRERTRAPGKPLKRRY; from the coding sequence GTGAGCCCGGCGAAAACTGTTGTTCTCATTGTGATCGCCATTGTTGGTCAATTGATCATTGCGCGCTACATGACCGGTCTGCGGTCGCTCGACCTGATCTTGATTGCAACCATCTACGTCAGTCTTGAACGCAATCCCGCGCGTGCGTTGTGGGTCGGCGCGGGAGCGGGGTTGCTCCAGGATAGTTTCTCCGGAGGATTGATCGGCGTTAATAGCTTCGCCAAAACAGTAATCGGATTCTCCACATCCACGCTGAGTATTCGTGTGGCCCTGGACAGTTTTCTCCCGCGGCTGATCGTCATGGCGACGGCAGCGGCCCTCAACGGGCTAATTTATCTCGGTCTCCACCACCTGTTTGGTCAGCCGCTGGTGAGCGCACCGGTTCTGCCGCAACTTGGTCGTCGGCTCGGAGGGGTCGTTCTGATCAACACGGTTGCCGCCCTGATCTTCTTCCGACTGCTCGATTACTGGCTGGTCGTTCGGGAGCGAACGCGCGCTCCCGGCAAACCGCTCAAGCGCAGGTATTGA
- the mrdA gene encoding penicillin-binding protein 2, whose translation MVTRLSDIGERAKAIGQTDRLTILQYGLLSLFLILGVRFWSLQVIQHEKFRQAAENNRIRVVPIPAPRGAILDRHGRVIVDNQPSLSIILNREELREKRRNPYELVDELIARGLPLDRDTVRARLDGMRNQPAFYPVVLKENATTSDVAWVHAHRLEYPELDIVEQPQRRYPYGTVLAHVLGYVGEISREELAKPEYKDYRPGDLIGKSGVEQMYDRLLRGRDGYRRVIVDSTGHEVGEIESIPPVEGHAIKLTIDLDLQLAAEQHLGNRRGTIVALDPQTGEILALVSHPAFDPALFSQRINTAEGKAEYRRLLQDPEIPLINRALQGVYPTGSTWKIIVAAAALEEGIITPNHSTFLCGRGLQVGNRFISCMGSHGAPDLHRAIVVSCDGYFYRLGLKLGIDRLEKWVKRLGLGQRTGIDLPHEVAGIVPSRALKAKLNPRDPRWKDFDTAIASIGQGTVAITPLQLVRTIAGIVMGGRLPTPHVFKEVAGDPQMAYQQPRPLIVPLDPLTVKTIRSAMWGVVNEGGTGVAARVEGLDVCGKTGTAQVVGKEKATGALKDHAWFVSFAPRDHPRIAMVTLIENVGQGGRFSAPTTREIYEAYKAKLIGGSERADIATPAPALTNKALADAEPKNAPAH comes from the coding sequence ATGGTCACCCGACTGAGCGACATCGGTGAACGAGCCAAGGCCATTGGTCAAACGGATCGTCTGACCATCCTTCAATACGGGCTCCTGAGCCTGTTTCTTATTCTCGGCGTCCGGTTCTGGTCGCTCCAGGTGATTCAGCATGAGAAATTCCGACAGGCCGCCGAGAACAATCGCATTCGCGTCGTTCCCATTCCCGCTCCGCGCGGCGCGATCCTCGATCGCCACGGTCGAGTCATTGTGGACAATCAGCCGTCGCTGAGCATCATTCTCAACCGGGAAGAGCTTCGGGAGAAGCGGCGGAACCCGTATGAGCTGGTTGATGAACTGATCGCTCGGGGGCTCCCCCTGGACCGTGACACCGTGCGCGCGCGACTGGATGGAATGAGGAATCAACCGGCTTTTTATCCCGTCGTCCTCAAGGAAAATGCCACTACGTCGGATGTCGCCTGGGTTCATGCGCACCGTCTCGAATATCCCGAACTGGATATTGTCGAGCAACCGCAACGCCGCTATCCCTATGGAACTGTGCTGGCTCACGTTCTGGGATACGTCGGAGAGATCTCCCGGGAGGAACTGGCCAAACCCGAGTACAAGGACTATCGGCCTGGCGACCTCATCGGCAAATCAGGAGTCGAGCAGATGTACGACCGACTCCTGCGAGGAAGAGACGGGTACCGGCGGGTGATCGTGGACAGCACCGGTCACGAGGTCGGCGAAATCGAAAGCATTCCGCCGGTTGAAGGTCACGCGATTAAACTGACCATTGATCTCGATCTTCAATTGGCCGCCGAACAACATCTGGGCAATCGTCGGGGGACAATCGTGGCTCTCGATCCCCAAACGGGAGAGATCCTCGCGCTGGTCAGTCATCCGGCCTTTGATCCCGCGCTCTTTTCCCAGCGCATCAATACGGCCGAGGGAAAAGCCGAATACCGTCGGCTCCTGCAAGACCCCGAAATCCCTCTGATCAATCGAGCCCTGCAGGGAGTCTATCCCACCGGCTCGACCTGGAAAATCATCGTCGCAGCAGCCGCTCTGGAAGAGGGAATCATCACGCCGAACCATTCTACCTTCCTCTGCGGGCGCGGGCTTCAGGTGGGGAACCGCTTCATCAGTTGCATGGGGTCACATGGAGCCCCCGATCTCCATCGGGCGATTGTCGTCTCCTGCGATGGATATTTCTACCGACTGGGGTTGAAGCTGGGAATTGATCGGCTGGAGAAATGGGTGAAGCGACTCGGACTCGGTCAGCGGACGGGAATTGATCTGCCTCATGAGGTGGCCGGGATCGTTCCGAGTCGAGCCCTCAAGGCCAAGCTCAATCCGCGCGATCCCCGATGGAAGGACTTCGATACGGCCATCGCGTCCATCGGGCAGGGAACGGTGGCGATTACGCCCTTACAGCTTGTCCGAACCATCGCCGGAATCGTCATGGGAGGAAGATTGCCCACGCCCCATGTCTTCAAGGAGGTGGCCGGTGACCCGCAGATGGCGTATCAGCAGCCGCGCCCGCTGATCGTGCCGCTCGATCCTCTCACGGTGAAGACCATCCGTTCGGCCATGTGGGGTGTGGTCAATGAAGGCGGCACCGGCGTGGCGGCCCGCGTCGAGGGCCTCGACGTCTGCGGCAAAACGGGAACGGCTCAGGTCGTGGGCAAAGAGAAAGCCACCGGCGCGCTCAAAGACCATGCCTGGTTCGTCAGTTTTGCTCCCCGCGATCATCCCCGCATCGCCATGGTGACGCTCATCGAGAATGTGGGGCAGGGCGGACGGTTCAGTGCGCCTACAACCCGAGAGATTTACGAAGCCTATAAAGCCAAGCTCATCGGCGGCTCCGAGCGCGCCGACATCGCCACTCCCGCTCCGGCTCTGACCAACAAGGCACTGGCTGACGCCGAACCGAAGAACGCCCCGGCTCATTAG
- the rodA gene encoding rod shape-determining protein RodA: MARRGRTGWKDFDWPLLAAALVLALLGILEIYSSQPQEDYWRRQLFWVLLGLIAMVVTARIEYHRLVEAAPIFYGACLLLLVLVLLVGQEVYGTKAWIGVRGFGIQPSELAKVATILILAPFLAARWEEHRRGKNPYLTMREIAAAALLVLLPVGLILLQPDVGTALTFFPILVGMLFIAELRPRFIVAGVVSAAVVMSLGWHFRHEVLKPYQVQRLETLIHPERADRRGFGYQTYQSMIAVGSGGVTGRGLFRGTQSRLRFLPKAYTDFIASVVAEELGLVGIFIVLTLYLFILMRAINHAKLARDQLGALLITGVVSLLAFHTVMNLGMVVGLMPIIGIPLPLMSYGGSSVLATFIGLGLIANVRLHRYVN; encoded by the coding sequence ATGGCACGACGCGGACGCACAGGATGGAAGGATTTTGATTGGCCGCTGCTGGCCGCGGCCCTGGTGCTGGCCCTGCTCGGCATTTTAGAGATTTATAGCTCGCAGCCGCAGGAAGACTACTGGCGGCGTCAACTGTTCTGGGTCCTGCTCGGTCTCATCGCCATGGTCGTCACGGCGCGCATCGAGTACCATCGCCTCGTTGAAGCCGCTCCCATTTTTTATGGCGCGTGTCTCTTGTTGCTCGTGCTCGTGTTGCTCGTGGGGCAAGAAGTCTACGGGACGAAAGCCTGGATCGGCGTGCGCGGCTTCGGCATTCAACCCTCGGAGCTGGCGAAAGTGGCGACGATCCTCATCCTGGCACCGTTTCTGGCCGCTCGCTGGGAAGAGCATCGCAGGGGCAAAAATCCCTACCTGACGATGCGCGAGATTGCAGCGGCGGCATTGCTTGTGCTCTTGCCGGTGGGACTCATTCTTCTCCAGCCGGATGTCGGAACGGCGCTGACCTTTTTCCCGATTCTGGTGGGGATGCTCTTCATCGCCGAACTCCGGCCTCGCTTCATCGTCGCCGGAGTGGTGAGCGCCGCCGTGGTGATGAGTCTCGGCTGGCATTTCCGTCACGAAGTTCTCAAGCCCTATCAGGTGCAGCGACTGGAAACGCTCATCCATCCCGAGCGCGCCGACCGTCGCGGCTTCGGCTATCAAACCTATCAGTCAATGATCGCCGTGGGATCAGGCGGCGTCACCGGACGCGGCCTCTTCCGGGGGACGCAAAGTCGGCTTCGCTTTTTGCCGAAAGCCTACACCGACTTCATCGCCTCGGTCGTCGCTGAAGAATTGGGACTGGTCGGGATCTTCATCGTCCTGACCCTTTACCTGTTCATTTTGATGCGAGCGATCAATCACGCCAAACTGGCGCGCGATCAGCTCGGCGCGCTCCTCATCACCGGTGTCGTGTCGCTTCTGGCGTTCCACACTGTCATGAACCTGGGAATGGTCGTGGGGTTGATGCCGATCATCGGTATCCCCCTTCCGCTGATGAGCTATGGGGGCTCATCGGTGCTGGCGACCTTCATCGGATTGGGTTTGATCGCCAATGTGCGACTTCACCGGTACGTTAACTGA